The Cicer arietinum cultivar CDC Frontier isolate Library 1 chromosome 1, Cicar.CDCFrontier_v2.0, whole genome shotgun sequence genome contains the following window.
ttttaaaagatatattgatattataaaaatacgataaaataataaattcgatgcatcatataatatataatcatacatattaaaatttaatattaaaatgatttttgcTTTGAAAAAATGTCGGTCCCTACAGTAGGTTGTTTTATTAGGATTGAGCTATCACTTGTGTTATTTGATTTAGTTTTGAGTGTTCATCTATGCGAGGGTAAAGTCTACTTAGCTTTAGCTTTGTAAGTCTACTCAAAATTCTTAGATGATTGCTTACCTACTTTCAACGGAATATTGATTGTTACTGGAAGCACGTTTCCTTTGAGAAATATATTATCAAAAGCGTATTTCTGATAACATATTAGATGtattatgaataaattaaagaGTTAGATGAAAATTGTCGGATTTTTATTGTGCATGTTTTAGCGCCCATAGTTACTCCACTTGGGATTTCATTGGTCATTAATATCCATATGTTATGTAGGAGACACAtgtcacatatatatatatatatattctcccttataaaatctaaataaaaaatattcatatatttgatctaaaatttagactaaatataattatttgaatgtatatttatatttttggatggagtagtaaaaattaaaaagtatctTATATTTCACtcgttttaaaatataaacaaaaattaattaaaaaaaattaatgtatttatttaaattttaaataaaatacatacattttttttaaatagagaaTAAGAtagtagttttttattttttattatatcaaaaaaataatgaaaaaattcaGATACAAATTCGCGGTCTCTATAacataatattcaatttaaacattTGTGAATTGATTTAGAgaaattagtttatatattagtaaaagataatatttttggtttttgttCAGTCTCATCTCATGACCCGTACGTTTTCACAATAAACATCCAacattattcttgtcctataTATTCCCTTGCATTATTGCAAATCAAAACACACCATGATAGTCACCATCGTGCCACATCATAGGCGTAGAAATGGTTGCCCCATAAAACTGCTCAAGCTGACTACTTACAGCTCCCAATTAAACTTCTTTCCaaacactattttgtttttcaCCGAAGTAGGATTATGTTCTTAAAATGTTGGTTGGTCACTAACTTCTTGCATGTGAAGAACAACAAACTTTGAACTTTGAAATCAAGTTTGTTGAAATGTAAGGCATGTGAAGTGATTGGTTATGTCCTTTGTGACAATTACATGTTTGATAGATCATTATACGGTCTCCATCTAATGAGGTGGAGCCCTGAATATTAATCATCTCATAATCGACAACAATTTCACGTTTGAGAATTGTGAGAAAGCCAACTTATGGgtgaaaatactttaaaaaaaaaagttgcaagaaattaaaaatagagtaCCAACACATATTGACATAAATCTTACCAAACTAAACTGAAAACGAGGGTCATGTTGCGTTGAGTGCTTCTCTTCACCAGCTCAAGTTTTAGGTGCCACTGTTGCTCTAATTTTGGGGCCTAAAATTGGAGGAGGCTGCCCAATAAGTATTGTCTGATATTGTATAGATGCGGTTGAGCAATTCTACTGTACATTTGTCAATTAGACATACATTGTTACGTTTGATGagttaaaaagaaatattttattattatttaaataataataataattaaatactaTATACAAAAAGTGTCAGtgttttttttatgagtttttaatattcataatatttaAGGTAATCTTAAACAATCTTGAAAATTctattctaatcttaaaaatagaccttaataaaaataaaatataattttgattttaaaattttaaaaaacttatttcagttcttttaaaaaaaatgttaacttttttagttttcaaattctttttattcacttttaattcttattttaagtattttttagtaaaaggatgatatttttaatccgtaaaaaaatacttataaaatcaaaatagagacttgaagtgaattaaaataaataaataaaaaatttaaaatattataatattgtatggattaaaaatatatttaatccaaaaaaaaactccactatcatttttataatcactaaatatattgaatataagtttaatttgtattaaattataatcaattacatatataattttataattaattacaataaaaaatcaaatattattaataatttaaagattgtGATCGAATGACATTATAATTTGAATatagataatttttataaattaaatgctattaaatattttttacaagacATTAGTACCATATTTATAAACAATGAAATGATgtctttttgttataaaatattttttttttaaagtcgtcAATAACTAttcaactaataaaataatcattaactTATTAGTTCAGATAACAAATATACCAAAAAGAACATTTGcgtatttaataatattttttgttatcaatcTGTCATGACGTCAATAGTTTATTTTATGCAAGTCAAAACAGTTATATTAAAAGTTTTTTCGTTTGATAATTCATGTACGGTTTTAGATTTGCAATGATAAAAACGATGACCACATCCAAAAGAGGCATAACATGCTAAAACCAAAATAATTCCAAATCTCAAACCTATTTCACTTTTCCCCAAAACAAATCACACAATAAAACGCtatgttaattaatattttctaaatctcACATTAGTTGCAACTAATCTCACCGGAAAATTCTCTACGCTTTGTCGGAGAAATATCGATCTCGATCATATTCTCTTCCTCAAACTGATATCCAAATGCATTATCATTATTCTTACAACCATCAAGAGCTATCTCAATTAAACCATCTCTGTCTTCTTCATCCCACATATAACACATATTCTCCGGCGAGTCCCATTTCTCCATCGCCGGAAACTCATTCTCCGACGAACTATCAGAGTCAGATTCAGGACAGTAACGTGATAAAGAAGGGTACCTCAAAATTCCAGTAACAAGATTCTCGTTTGAAATATCCTCTGTTTCTTCACCTTCGTATATAACCTCCAATGGCGCTTTCACGTTCCATTCAACGAAAGACTCGTCAAGAAACGAACTTGATTCAAAACCCATTTGAAATTCGAACTTTATTTCAGAATTACTCGAGACCCATCTTTGAATTTGGTCGAGAGAATCGATTTCCACCTCTTCCCCTGTTTTCCCCTGTTTCTCATCTCTGTTTTCCCTGTTTTCTTCAGTTGTAACAGATTCTGATTCAACCAAATTTTCCTTTTCTTCACTGTTAGATCTCTGAATTGCACCAAAACGGAGTACAATGATCAAGAGAATCGCGGAGAGAATCGGAACGGGCGAGAAAACTATTTTGCAGAATGAATGAGGCAaatagatgagaattaagacaCATAAGGTAACAATGCATGAAAATAGAGGATCAGAAAAAACAACTGAGAGAAAATAGAGTGTTTCTTT
Protein-coding sequences here:
- the LOC101496994 gene encoding uncharacterized protein isoform X2, yielding MEGDNFLLELRFFINLLCKETLYFLSVVFSDPLFSCIVTLCVLILIYLPHSFCKIVFSPVPILSAILLIIVLRFGAIQRSNSEEKENLVESESVTTEENRENRDEKQGKTGEEVEIDSLDQIQRWVSSNSEIKFEFQMGFESSSFLDESFVEWNVKAPLEVIYEGEETEDISNENLVTGILRYPSLSRYCPESDSDSSSENEFPAMEKWDSPENMCYMWDEEDRDGLIEIALDGCKNNDNAFGYQFEEENMIEIDISPTKRREFSELLNRIYTISDNTYWAASSNFRPQN
- the LOC101496994 gene encoding uncharacterized protein isoform X1 yields the protein MEGDNFLLELRFFINLLCKETLYFLSVVFSDPLFSCIVTLCVLILIYLPHSFCKIVFSPVPILSAILLIIVLRFGAIQRSNSEEKENLVESESVTTEENRENRDEKQGKTGEEVEIDSLDQIQRWVSSNSEIKFEFQMGFESSSFLDESFVEWNVKAPLEVIYEGEETEDISNENLVTGILRYPSLSRYCPESDSDSSSENEFPAMEKWDSPENMCYMWDEEDRDGLIEIALDGCKNNDNAFGYQFEEENMIEIDISPTKRREFSVELLNRIYTISDNTYWAASSNFRPQN